In a genomic window of Pseudodesulfovibrio senegalensis:
- the groL gene encoding chaperonin GroEL (60 kDa chaperone family; promotes refolding of misfolded polypeptides especially under stressful conditions; forms two stacked rings of heptamers to form a barrel-shaped 14mer; ends can be capped by GroES; misfolded proteins enter the barrel where they are refolded when GroES binds), which translates to MSAKSLDFQEIAREGLKRGVNALADAVKVTLGPKGRNVLIEKTWGAPQVTKDGVTVAEKIDLDDKLENMGAQMVKEVASKTNETAGDGTTTATVLAQSIFNEGVKLLAAGRNPMSIKRGMDTAVQAVIDELANIATPVKKNEEIAQIGSISANNDDSVGAILAEAVERIGTEGVITIDEAKGMETVLEVVEGMEFDNGWLSTYFVTNQDKQLCEFEEPLILISEKKINSMRTLLPLLEKVVKAQKPLLIITEDLEGEALSTLVVNAMRKTLKVCAVKAPGFGERRKDMLRDIAILTGATVASDDTNVSIENMELNDLGTCKNIVVGKKHTTIVDGAGNKKEISRRCEEIESHIRAASSDYDREKLQERLAKLMGGIAVIKVGAATEVEMKEKRDRVEDAMHATRAAVDEGIVPGGGTALIRAGKALDGLKLKDDDENAGVNIIRRAIEAPLSQIACNSGLEGPVVVEKVKGLTGAKGLNARTGEYEDLLKSGVIDPKRVVRQALQNASSVAGLLLTTECAVADMPADED; encoded by the coding sequence ATGTCTGCCAAATCTCTTGATTTTCAGGAAATCGCACGCGAAGGACTCAAACGCGGCGTCAATGCCCTGGCCGACGCGGTCAAGGTGACCCTCGGCCCCAAGGGACGCAATGTCCTCATTGAAAAGACCTGGGGCGCGCCGCAGGTGACCAAGGACGGCGTCACCGTCGCCGAAAAGATCGATCTGGACGACAAGCTCGAAAACATGGGCGCGCAGATGGTCAAGGAAGTGGCTTCCAAGACCAACGAAACCGCGGGCGACGGCACCACCACCGCCACGGTTCTGGCCCAGAGCATCTTCAACGAGGGCGTCAAGCTTCTGGCCGCAGGACGCAACCCCATGTCCATCAAGCGTGGCATGGACACAGCCGTCCAAGCCGTGATCGACGAGCTGGCCAACATTGCCACCCCGGTGAAGAAAAACGAGGAAATCGCTCAGATAGGCAGTATTTCCGCCAACAACGATGATTCCGTGGGTGCCATTCTGGCCGAAGCCGTTGAGCGTATCGGCACCGAAGGCGTCATCACCATCGACGAAGCCAAAGGCATGGAAACCGTGCTGGAGGTCGTGGAAGGAATGGAATTCGACAACGGGTGGCTGTCCACCTATTTCGTCACCAATCAGGACAAGCAGCTCTGCGAATTCGAAGAACCGCTCATCCTGATCTCCGAAAAGAAAATCAACAGCATGCGCACCCTGCTGCCCCTGCTGGAAAAGGTGGTCAAGGCGCAAAAGCCCCTGCTGATCATCACCGAAGACCTTGAAGGCGAGGCCCTTTCCACCCTGGTGGTCAACGCCATGCGCAAGACCCTCAAGGTCTGCGCGGTCAAGGCTCCGGGCTTTGGCGAACGCCGCAAGGACATGCTCCGCGACATCGCCATCCTCACCGGCGCCACCGTGGCCTCCGACGATACCAACGTCAGCATCGAAAACATGGAGCTGAACGATCTGGGTACCTGCAAGAACATCGTGGTGGGCAAGAAACACACCACCATCGTGGACGGCGCAGGCAACAAAAAGGAAATCTCGCGGCGTTGCGAGGAAATCGAAAGCCACATCCGTGCGGCATCCAGCGACTATGACCGCGAAAAGCTGCAGGAACGGCTGGCCAAGCTCATGGGCGGCATCGCCGTCATCAAGGTGGGCGCGGCCACGGAAGTGGAAATGAAGGAAAAGCGCGATCGCGTCGAAGACGCCATGCACGCCACCCGCGCGGCCGTGGACGAAGGCATCGTTCCCGGCGGTGGCACTGCCCTGATCCGCGCGGGCAAGGCCCTGGACGGTCTCAAGCTCAAGGACGACGATGAAAACGCGGGCGTGAACATCATCCGCCGCGCCATTGAAGCACCCCTGAGCCAGATCGCCTGCAACTCGGGCCTCGAAGGTCCCGTGGTCGTGGAGAAGGTCAAGGGATTGACCGGAGCCAAGGGTCTCAATGCCCGCACCGGCGAATACGAGGACCTGCTCAAGAGCGGCGTCATCGATCCCAAGCGGGTTGTGCGTCAGGCCCTGCAGAATGCATCCTCGGTTGCCGGGTTGCTGCTGACCACGGAATGCGCCGTGGCCGACATGCCCGCAGACGAAGACTAG
- a CDS encoding C40 family peptidase has product MMDRGAEFASRFPVCRAVPLFFLLVVLCMGGCAGFTPFGGNAAPIATGPLPPATKRAAAVIATARSALGRPYAWGGETPTQGFDCSGLVWWAFAKNGVRMPRVSWQQYGAGRFVDKRDIRPGDLVFYRVLTGKSLHVGIVTEKRTFIHSPRSGKHVMESDMNNPFWREHYVGARRILP; this is encoded by the coding sequence ATGATGGACAGGGGGGCCGAATTCGCCAGTCGTTTCCCGGTTTGCCGGGCGGTTCCCCTGTTCTTTCTGCTGGTGGTTCTGTGCATGGGCGGCTGCGCGGGTTTCACCCCTTTCGGGGGTAATGCCGCACCGATTGCCACAGGCCCGCTCCCCCCGGCCACCAAACGGGCCGCAGCCGTCATCGCCACAGCCCGCTCGGCGCTGGGACGCCCCTACGCATGGGGCGGTGAAACCCCCACGCAGGGATTCGACTGTTCCGGATTGGTATGGTGGGCCTTTGCCAAAAACGGCGTGCGCATGCCCCGCGTCTCGTGGCAGCAGTACGGGGCCGGGCGGTTCGTTGACAAGCGGGACATCCGCCCCGGCGATCTGGTCTTCTATCGGGTCCTGACAGGGAAAAGCCTGCATGTGGGCATCGTCACGGAAAAACGGACCTTTATTCACAGCCCCCGTTCAGGCAAGCATGTCATGGAATCGGACATGAACAACCCGTTCTGGCGCGAGCATTATGTGGGTGCCCGAAGAATTTTGCCGTAA
- a CDS encoding co-chaperone GroES — MGLKPLHDRVIVRRTEEQETTAGGIIIPDSAKEKPQGGEILAAGPECKTLKAGNSVLFAKYAGTEFSMDGDELLIMREDDILGVFE, encoded by the coding sequence ATGGGACTGAAACCGCTGCATGACCGCGTTATCGTGAGACGTACCGAAGAACAGGAAACCACCGCCGGGGGCATCATCATCCCGGATTCCGCCAAGGAAAAGCCGCAGGGCGGCGAAATTCTGGCCGCAGGCCCCGAGTGCAAGACCCTCAAGGCCGGAAATTCCGTTCTCTTCGCCAAGTATGCCGGAACCGAATTCTCCATGGACGGCGACGAGCTGCTGATCATGCGCGAAGACGACATTCTGGGCGTCTTCGAATAA
- a CDS encoding TRAP transporter substrate-binding protein — MKKTLVAVTLAILALGLAACSGADKPAEQKTEAVTLSYANFPPKITFPCVQMERWAKEVNARTDGAVTVNTFPGSTLLGAKNMLRGVQEGQADIGCLSLAYYPGVFPCTIATNLPVGFSSATVASLTLWDLFQKYKPAEFKNLKVLTMFTSAPSNVMSKEPLKSLDDMRGVELRGSGSLLRMIEIMGAQPVGMPMSQTPEALQKGVVKGLVSSLEVLKDFNFAEICRHETITNLPVYPFAVVMNLDKWNSLPESTQKVLEDLGREQALWTGQYMDKHIHEAIEWSKEKYGINIYELTEAEQAKIRSKGQGIIADWKTEAAKAGYDANTVLGDVMKLKAKYEAEYPAQ; from the coding sequence ATGAAAAAGACCCTCGTCGCCGTTACCCTGGCCATTCTGGCATTGGGGCTGGCAGCCTGTTCCGGCGCGGACAAACCCGCCGAACAAAAGACCGAAGCCGTAACCCTGAGCTACGCCAACTTCCCGCCCAAGATCACGTTCCCCTGCGTGCAGATGGAACGCTGGGCCAAGGAAGTGAACGCCCGCACCGATGGCGCGGTCACGGTCAACACCTTTCCCGGATCCACCCTGCTGGGCGCCAAGAACATGCTCCGCGGCGTGCAGGAAGGACAGGCCGACATCGGCTGTCTGAGCCTGGCCTACTACCCCGGCGTGTTTCCGTGCACCATCGCCACCAACCTGCCCGTGGGCTTTTCCTCGGCCACGGTGGCCAGCCTGACCCTGTGGGACCTCTTCCAGAAGTACAAACCCGCTGAGTTCAAGAATCTCAAGGTGCTGACCATGTTCACTTCCGCACCGTCCAACGTCATGAGCAAGGAACCCCTCAAGAGCCTCGACGACATGCGCGGCGTGGAACTGCGCGGCAGCGGATCCCTGTTGCGCATGATCGAGATCATGGGCGCGCAGCCCGTGGGCATGCCCATGTCCCAGACCCCGGAAGCCCTGCAAAAAGGTGTGGTCAAGGGGCTTGTCTCCTCGCTGGAAGTGCTCAAGGACTTCAATTTCGCGGAAATCTGCCGCCATGAAACCATCACCAACCTGCCGGTCTACCCCTTTGCCGTGGTCATGAACCTCGACAAATGGAATTCCCTGCCCGAAAGCACCCAAAAGGTGCTGGAAGACCTCGGCCGCGAACAGGCTCTTTGGACAGGCCAGTACATGGACAAACACATCCATGAGGCAATCGAATGGTCCAAGGAAAAATACGGCATCAACATCTATGAACTGACCGAAGCGGAACAGGCCAAAATCCGCAGCAAGGGTCAGGGCATCATCGCGGACTGGAAAACCGAAGCCGCCAAGGCCGGCTACGACGCCAACACCGTGCTCGGCGACGTCATGAAACTCAAGGCCAAGTACGAAGCGGAATATCCCGCCCAATAG
- a CDS encoding BON domain-containing protein, with protein MKRLLVPVLVLAVLTCAVLLQGCTVYKAAVDERNVGDIASDEKITLLIKKEFLNDDSVKYLDYDVASYHGHIFIMGEYESRSQADRAVALARKVEGVRRVSTYLLPKRENDACGTFDSLELKASIKKRLIEDSNIWSTNVDVYMVQCNAVLVGIVGSTAERNRAVAHAKSVTGVRSVKSFLKVK; from the coding sequence ATGAAACGACTGCTTGTTCCCGTTTTGGTCCTGGCCGTTCTGACCTGTGCGGTTCTGCTCCAGGGCTGCACCGTATACAAGGCGGCCGTGGACGAACGCAACGTGGGCGACATTGCCAGCGACGAAAAGATCACCCTGCTCATCAAAAAGGAGTTCCTGAACGACGACTCCGTGAAATACCTCGATTATGACGTTGCCAGCTACCATGGCCACATCTTCATCATGGGCGAATACGAAAGCCGCAGTCAGGCGGATAGGGCCGTTGCCCTGGCCCGCAAGGTGGAAGGCGTCCGCAGGGTCAGCACCTATCTGCTGCCCAAGCGTGAAAACGACGCCTGCGGCACCTTCGACAGCCTTGAACTGAAAGCGAGCATCAAGAAACGGCTCATTGAGGACAGCAACATCTGGTCCACCAACGTGGACGTGTACATGGTGCAGTGCAACGCCGTGCTCGTGGGCATTGTCGGCTCCACCGCGGAACGCAACCGTGCCGTGGCCCATGCCAAAAGCGTCACGGGCGTGCGCAGCGTGAAATCGTTCCTCAAGGTCAAATAA
- a CDS encoding TRAP transporter small permease yields the protein MIDTLDRISRALTKALTLLAGLMLVAMMLLACANMVSRAVWLPIQGTFELMGFLGAVTTAFALAFAQLNKSHISVGILMKHLPRPVRRLLDALTSLISCAFFALIGSETAQWAGYLVNTGELSETLRIAYHPFVFATAAGCLLMAFVLLVDTLKTVTGRTEH from the coding sequence ATGATCGACACGCTGGACCGAATAAGCCGCGCGCTGACCAAGGCGCTGACCCTGCTGGCCGGACTGATGCTAGTGGCCATGATGCTGCTGGCCTGCGCCAACATGGTCTCCCGCGCCGTGTGGCTGCCCATTCAGGGCACGTTCGAGCTCATGGGCTTTCTGGGTGCGGTGACCACGGCATTTGCCCTGGCGTTCGCCCAGCTGAACAAGAGCCACATTTCCGTGGGCATTCTCATGAAGCACCTGCCCCGGCCAGTGCGCCGCCTGCTGGACGCGCTGACCAGCCTGATCTCCTGCGCGTTCTTTGCGCTCATCGGTTCGGAAACCGCCCAGTGGGCAGGCTATCTGGTCAACACAGGCGAGCTCTCCGAGACCCTGCGCATCGCCTACCATCCCTTTGTGTTCGCCACGGCAGCGGGCTGTCTGCTCATGGCCTTCGTGCTGCTGGTGGACACCCTGAAAACCGTAACCGGAAGGACCGAACACTGA
- a CDS encoding sensor domain-containing diguanylate cyclase: MDIHYLVHECREPETLQRLFYYERYSWLALSQDMAAVISTDGMFEDVNTHWEMVTGHSRETMQNSYLTEYIHFDDREKALAELQALITADIASTSFTFRFLCDSGEYCRTNWNVIYSPDHESYFCVARNLSERGNAEELAYRDALTGLSNRLALDEQLPKDLSRAQDMGTGAAVMFLDIDGFKQVNDTLGHKAGDSLLMRTAKRMTECIGDRGRVYRLAGDEFIVVLTHNQNRDSAKDMGQAMVEELGKPHTLAEDTVITSASVGLALFPDDASHPVDLMDKADKAMYHVKRHGKNGLAFFDEIPKED, from the coding sequence ATGGATATTCACTACCTAGTACACGAGTGCCGAGAACCCGAAACCCTGCAGCGACTATTCTATTACGAACGCTACTCGTGGCTGGCCCTTTCGCAGGACATGGCCGCCGTCATTTCCACGGACGGAATGTTCGAGGACGTGAATACCCACTGGGAAATGGTCACCGGCCACAGCCGGGAAACCATGCAGAACTCCTATCTTACAGAATACATCCATTTCGACGATCGGGAAAAGGCCCTTGCCGAACTCCAGGCCCTGATCACCGCGGACATCGCCTCCACTTCGTTCACCTTCCGGTTTCTCTGCGACAGCGGTGAATACTGCCGCACCAACTGGAATGTCATCTACTCCCCGGACCACGAATCCTATTTCTGCGTGGCCCGCAACCTCAGCGAACGGGGCAATGCCGAGGAGCTGGCCTACCGCGACGCGCTCACCGGCCTGAGCAACCGGCTTGCCCTGGACGAACAACTGCCCAAGGACCTGAGCCGGGCACAGGACATGGGAACCGGAGCTGCGGTCATGTTCCTTGACATCGACGGGTTCAAGCAGGTCAACGACACCCTCGGCCACAAGGCGGGCGACAGCCTGCTCATGCGCACGGCCAAACGCATGACCGAATGCATCGGCGACAGGGGGCGGGTTTACCGTCTGGCCGGGGATGAATTCATCGTGGTGCTTACGCACAACCAGAACAGGGACTCGGCAAAAGACATGGGCCAGGCCATGGTCGAAGAACTGGGCAAACCCCACACTCTGGCCGAAGACACCGTGATCACCAGCGCCAGCGTCGGATTGGCCCTGTTCCCGGACGATGCCAGCCATCCCGTGGACCTCATGGACAAGGCGGACAAGGCCATGTACCACGTCAAACGCCACGGCAAGAACGGATTGGCCTTTTTCGACGAAATTCCGAAAGAAGACTGA
- a CDS encoding alpha,alpha-trehalose-phosphate synthase (UDP-forming), with the protein MEPGLRRLVVVSNRLPAALKNEGGEWTVKPGAGGLVTALAPVLRDRGGIWIGWSGASDPTVDVDGLLGSFSAKAGYELRTVQLTEEEVRGYYFGFSNEVIWPLFHDLQTRCHFDPGYWRTYLDVNFKFAEQVARHTGKEDYVWVHDYHLMHQAFFLKSMGVKRNTGFFLHIPFPTPDIFMKLPWRWKIIQALIEFDMVGFQTTQDRDNFVRCVRHFIPECTTEGDGAVVTVRTGSREFRAGAFPISIDFNQFANLATREDIVQKTFKLREALKHRKIILGVDRLDYTKGIPERILAIRTLLKRFPELTGRVNFVQVAVPSREDVEEYKDLRDEIDLLVGRVNGEFSFPGWVPVHYHYRNLQREDLVAYYAAADIALVTPLRDGMNLVAKEYCACNASESGVLILSEFAGAAAQMQDYAYLVNPYDLEGVARAVNRAFHWDKVDRRRMMVGLRDHVRSHNIFWWVDSFLQASFSTNLGDFPPVDTVQFEKI; encoded by the coding sequence ATGGAACCCGGACTCAGACGACTGGTGGTCGTTTCCAATAGGTTGCCGGCCGCATTGAAGAACGAGGGCGGAGAATGGACGGTCAAACCCGGAGCAGGAGGGCTGGTCACGGCGCTGGCCCCGGTGCTGCGCGATCGCGGCGGCATCTGGATCGGCTGGTCCGGGGCTTCGGATCCCACCGTGGACGTGGACGGGCTGCTCGGCAGCTTTTCCGCCAAGGCCGGCTATGAACTGCGCACCGTGCAGCTCACCGAGGAAGAGGTGCGCGGCTATTATTTCGGGTTTTCCAACGAGGTCATCTGGCCTCTTTTCCATGATTTGCAGACCCGCTGTCATTTTGATCCGGGCTATTGGCGCACCTATCTGGACGTGAATTTCAAGTTTGCCGAGCAGGTGGCGCGTCATACCGGCAAGGAGGATTACGTCTGGGTGCACGATTATCATCTCATGCACCAGGCCTTTTTCCTCAAAAGCATGGGCGTGAAGCGCAATACCGGATTTTTCCTGCATATCCCCTTTCCCACGCCGGACATATTCATGAAGCTGCCGTGGCGCTGGAAGATCATTCAGGCTCTGATCGAGTTCGACATGGTAGGGTTCCAGACCACGCAGGACCGTGACAATTTCGTGCGTTGCGTGCGTCACTTCATCCCCGAATGCACCACCGAAGGCGATGGGGCCGTGGTCACGGTGCGCACCGGATCGCGGGAATTCCGGGCCGGTGCCTTTCCCATCAGCATCGATTTCAACCAGTTCGCCAATCTGGCCACGCGCGAGGACATCGTCCAGAAGACCTTCAAGCTGCGCGAAGCACTCAAGCACCGCAAGATCATTCTCGGGGTGGACCGGCTGGACTACACCAAGGGCATCCCTGAACGGATTCTGGCCATACGCACCCTGCTCAAGCGGTTCCCGGAACTGACCGGGCGGGTGAATTTCGTGCAGGTGGCGGTGCCCAGCCGCGAGGACGTGGAAGAATACAAGGACCTGCGCGACGAGATCGACCTTTTGGTGGGCCGGGTCAACGGCGAGTTCTCCTTTCCGGGCTGGGTTCCGGTTCACTACCACTACCGCAACCTGCAGCGCGAGGACCTCGTGGCCTATTACGCGGCTGCGGACATCGCCCTTGTCACCCCTCTGCGCGACGGCATGAACCTCGTTGCCAAGGAGTATTGCGCCTGCAACGCTTCGGAGTCAGGCGTGCTGATATTGAGCGAGTTTGCGGGCGCTGCGGCGCAGATGCAGGATTATGCCTATCTGGTGAATCCCTACGACCTCGAAGGTGTGGCCCGGGCCGTGAATCGCGCCTTCCATTGGGATAAGGTTGATCGCAGGCGCATGATGGTGGGCCTGCGGGATCATGTGCGTTCCCACAATATATTCTGGTGGGTCGATTCCTTTTTGCAGGCCAGCTTTTCCACGAATCTCGGAGACTTTCCGCCCGTGGATACCGTGCAGTTCGAAAAGATATGA
- a CDS encoding pseudouridine synthase, which produces MPQAAIIEVTQAESGQKLVQFLERRLQGDVPRSAIMRWIRKGQVRVDKGRKKPFDRVRAGQNVRIPPYRAEDAPQQSADSQAKPLDIIHHENGLLAVNKPAGLAVHGGDGHDDSVVSRLQAMYPDADFGPTLCHRLDRDTSGLLLAATSYATLRAMNDRFASNGVHKLYLAWVTGCWTRPGKTMLRDRVKKKGGPGSEKMTTGSGKHAEAEVVCLCSHDTASLMAIRLLTGRTHQIRLQLASREHPVIGDGKYGKIARTGLKLHCFCLQLPKQTFCLPPAWQGKWAVSETHLRKARGLLPNEFLV; this is translated from the coding sequence ATGCCGCAGGCTGCCATCATCGAAGTAACGCAGGCCGAATCCGGCCAGAAACTGGTGCAGTTCCTTGAGCGCCGGTTGCAGGGCGACGTCCCGCGCTCGGCCATCATGCGCTGGATACGCAAGGGGCAGGTGCGCGTGGACAAGGGGCGCAAAAAGCCCTTTGACCGTGTGCGGGCCGGGCAAAACGTGCGCATCCCGCCGTACCGCGCGGAGGACGCCCCGCAACAATCCGCAGACTCTCAGGCAAAGCCGCTGGACATCATCCATCATGAAAACGGACTGCTGGCCGTGAACAAGCCCGCCGGACTGGCCGTGCACGGCGGCGACGGCCATGACGATTCCGTGGTGTCACGACTGCAGGCCATGTACCCGGACGCGGACTTCGGCCCCACGCTCTGCCACCGGCTGGACCGCGACACCTCGGGGCTTTTGCTGGCCGCCACCAGCTACGCCACGCTCCGGGCCATGAACGACCGCTTTGCATCAAACGGCGTGCACAAGCTGTATCTGGCCTGGGTGACCGGGTGCTGGACGCGGCCGGGCAAGACCATGCTCAGGGATCGCGTGAAAAAAAAAGGCGGCCCCGGAAGCGAAAAAATGACCACCGGAAGCGGAAAACACGCCGAGGCCGAGGTCGTGTGCCTGTGCAGCCATGACACCGCCAGTCTCATGGCCATCCGCCTGCTCACCGGACGCACCCACCAGATACGGCTACAGCTTGCATCCCGGGAGCATCCGGTGATAGGAGACGGTAAATACGGCAAAATCGCGCGCACCGGGCTCAAACTGCACTGTTTCTGCCTGCAGTTGCCGAAACAGACCTTTTGCCTGCCCCCGGCATGGCAGGGGAAATGGGCTGTTTCCGAAACACACCTTCGCAAAGCCCGGGGCCTGCTGCCGAATGAATTTCTCGTATAA
- a CDS encoding TRAP transporter large permease has translation MDPSAAGLTGIIILLASIFLLRVPVGFAMGIIGFAGFTHILGWKAATGMLGTEVWGVFSSYGLTVIPLFILMGQICFYSGVNERLYKAAYAWMGHIRGGLAMATVLACGGFAAICGSNSATAATMSTVALPQMKKYGYSPILSTGSVAAGATLGVVIPPSVVLIIIGLQTSQSIAELFVGSIIPGVLLTTFFLGTVYRLCRKNPDWGPAGARMSLREKMATLPGSVEMLVLFALVMGGLFMGLFTPTEAGAAGAALALLISLVTRTMTFAKFRTACTDTLKVSSMIMVIVMGAVIFGRFLAVTRLPFETANAVAALNIPPLVIIMLICLIYVVGGMVMDALAMLLVTIPIFFPVVQAMGYDPLWFGVLITVVTTLGAITPPVGVNIFIVASMAPEVPMGSVFKGVLHFMVAYMLLTGLLLAFPALVTFLPSMM, from the coding sequence ATGGACCCGTCCGCAGCCGGCCTGACCGGAATCATCATCCTGCTGGCATCGATTTTCCTGCTGCGCGTTCCCGTGGGCTTTGCCATGGGCATCATCGGCTTTGCCGGATTCACGCACATCCTCGGCTGGAAGGCGGCCACCGGCATGCTCGGCACCGAGGTCTGGGGCGTATTTTCCTCCTACGGGCTCACGGTCATCCCCCTGTTCATACTCATGGGCCAGATATGCTTCTATTCCGGGGTCAACGAGCGCCTGTACAAGGCGGCCTACGCATGGATGGGACACATCCGCGGCGGACTGGCCATGGCCACGGTGCTGGCCTGCGGCGGATTCGCGGCCATCTGCGGCTCCAACTCGGCAACGGCCGCCACAATGAGCACAGTGGCCCTGCCCCAGATGAAAAAATACGGCTACAGCCCGATCCTCTCCACCGGATCCGTGGCTGCCGGGGCAACGCTGGGCGTGGTCATCCCGCCATCCGTTGTGCTGATCATCATCGGTCTGCAGACCAGCCAGTCCATCGCCGAACTTTTCGTGGGCAGCATCATTCCGGGCGTCTTGCTGACCACATTCTTTCTGGGAACCGTGTACCGGCTCTGCCGCAAAAACCCGGACTGGGGTCCGGCGGGCGCGCGCATGAGCCTGCGCGAAAAGATGGCCACCCTGCCCGGGTCCGTGGAGATGCTGGTGCTGTTCGCGCTGGTCATGGGCGGCCTGTTCATGGGCCTGTTCACCCCCACGGAAGCGGGCGCTGCCGGGGCCGCGCTGGCCCTGCTCATCAGCCTTGTCACGCGGACCATGACCTTTGCGAAATTCCGCACCGCCTGTACGGACACACTCAAGGTTTCGAGCATGATCATGGTCATCGTCATGGGCGCGGTCATCTTCGGCCGCTTTCTGGCCGTGACCCGGCTGCCCTTTGAAACAGCCAACGCCGTGGCCGCGCTGAACATACCGCCGCTGGTGATCATCATGCTCATCTGCCTCATCTATGTGGTGGGCGGCATGGTCATGGACGCGCTGGCCATGCTGCTGGTGACCATTCCCATATTTTTTCCGGTGGTGCAGGCCATGGGCTACGATCCGCTCTGGTTCGGCGTGCTCATCACCGTGGTAACCACGCTGGGCGCCATCACCCCGCCCGTGGGCGTGAACATCTTCATCGTGGCCTCCATGGCCCCGGAAGTGCCCATGGGCAGCGTGTTCAAGGGCGTGCTCCATTTCATGGTCGCCTATATGCTGCTCACCGGCCTGCTGCTGGCCTTTCCCGCGCTGGTCACGTTCCTGCCCTCCATGATGTAG